From one Stieleria sp. JC731 genomic stretch:
- a CDS encoding APC family permease, with protein sequence MTDELKSGEDDRTSEHQLSAFSAGAIVAASMIGAGVYITSGFTLADLGSPFQVVFAWAIGGVIAICGAICYGALAQKFTESGGEYLFLARAVHPAAGMMAGWVSMIAGFAGAMAFAATTFEEYLRVSQWPPLASIPEGSFAVFLVVVAAVVHGIGLRPGTRIQNFVVIFKFILVGLFILIALVDFPNWQGGARVVSGGGEPSEVWTWAHLFVFANALTWISLSYSGFNAAVYMTGEIKNPQRDVPRAMLGATVGVTVIYVVLNGVFVFAPPADEVTGNPNIATAAASAIGNQMMSNGFAMGHYVGPLVWIAILAGLVTSVFALTQTGPRVYHKMASDGLLPKFLAGHLTSSDEAVGLNLRPAIFTQAVLGCLFIGIASLREQLNYLGFTLSVCAALCGALVFVVHKRDEPLLPHWAFPLVPIIYVFGTLMIATLTAIRVPVQAAVGLGTLSLGVIAYWLTRLLWGSRASNDRRN encoded by the coding sequence GTGACGGACGAACTGAAAAGTGGTGAAGATGATCGAACGAGCGAACATCAGCTGAGTGCGTTTTCGGCTGGCGCTATTGTCGCAGCCAGCATGATCGGGGCGGGCGTTTACATCACCAGCGGATTTACTTTGGCCGATCTCGGTTCGCCATTCCAAGTTGTCTTCGCGTGGGCGATTGGTGGGGTCATCGCGATTTGCGGCGCGATCTGTTACGGAGCCTTGGCTCAGAAATTTACCGAATCCGGTGGCGAGTATCTTTTCTTAGCGCGAGCGGTTCATCCGGCTGCCGGAATGATGGCCGGGTGGGTGTCGATGATCGCAGGCTTTGCAGGCGCGATGGCGTTTGCGGCGACGACGTTTGAGGAATATTTACGAGTCTCCCAGTGGCCGCCACTGGCTTCGATCCCGGAAGGAAGTTTTGCAGTTTTCTTAGTGGTGGTCGCGGCGGTCGTGCACGGGATCGGATTGCGTCCCGGAACACGAATTCAAAACTTTGTTGTCATATTTAAGTTCATACTGGTTGGCCTTTTCATACTGATCGCTTTGGTGGACTTTCCTAATTGGCAAGGCGGCGCAAGGGTGGTAAGTGGCGGCGGCGAGCCGTCAGAAGTTTGGACGTGGGCACATCTTTTTGTATTCGCAAACGCGCTGACTTGGATCTCGCTTAGCTATAGCGGGTTCAATGCAGCGGTTTATATGACCGGCGAGATAAAAAATCCGCAGCGGGATGTCCCTCGCGCGATGTTAGGGGCGACCGTCGGAGTGACCGTCATCTATGTGGTTTTGAACGGTGTGTTTGTGTTCGCACCACCCGCCGATGAAGTGACGGGGAATCCTAATATTGCCACGGCAGCCGCATCTGCGATTGGGAACCAAATGATGTCCAATGGCTTCGCAATGGGGCATTATGTTGGGCCTTTGGTGTGGATCGCGATCCTAGCGGGGTTGGTAACATCCGTCTTTGCGTTGACGCAAACGGGACCACGGGTCTATCACAAAATGGCATCAGATGGACTACTACCAAAATTTTTGGCCGGCCATCTAACAAGTTCTGACGAGGCGGTGGGTTTGAACCTCCGCCCGGCAATTTTTACCCAGGCGGTATTGGGATGCCTCTTCATTGGCATTGCATCGCTTCGGGAGCAACTAAACTACCTCGGATTCACACTCTCGGTGTGTGCGGCACTTTGTGGGGCACTGGTGTTCGTCGTGCATAAGCGTGATGAGCCATTGTTGCCACACTGGGCTTTTCCATTGGTTCCGATCATTTACGTGTTCGGCACCCTAATGATTGCTACACTGACGGCCATACGGGTTCCCGTGCAGGCCGCTGTAGGACTAGGCACACTTTCGCTGGGCGTGATTGCATACTGGTTGACTCGCTTGTTGTGGGGTAGTCGGGCGTCGAACGATCGACGAAACTGA